In the Leptospiraceae bacterium genome, one interval contains:
- the prfA gene encoding peptide chain release factor 1, producing MLDRLLKIKQKFLKIDEELQDPKISSKPEKLKELSKERVRLSPIYEKIEEYLNLEKNQNDAKTMLENEKDSEMISMLKEEISNSAEKSQTLEKELEILLLPPDPNSGKNIFVEVRAGTGGEEAALFVADLFRMYTKFCEKKRMRYEIIDSSPTGLGGFKEIVFSVEDSDAYELLKFESGAHRVQRIPTTESGGRIHTSAVTVAILPEAEDAEVTINENEIRIDVFRSSGPGGQSVNTTDSAVRITHVPTGIVVSCQDEKSQLKNKDKAMRILRSRILEKIQEDQKASSDAMKKSMIGSGDRSERIRTYNFPQGRCTDHRINFTSHNLSAIMDGDIEDLLEALSESDRAKRLEESKVG from the coding sequence ATGTTAGACAGACTATTAAAAATAAAACAAAAATTTCTAAAGATAGATGAAGAATTGCAAGATCCAAAAATTTCATCTAAACCCGAAAAGTTGAAAGAACTTTCCAAGGAAAGAGTGAGACTATCTCCGATTTATGAAAAGATTGAAGAATATTTGAATTTAGAGAAAAATCAAAATGATGCCAAGACAATGCTTGAGAATGAAAAAGACAGTGAAATGATTTCGATGTTAAAGGAAGAAATTTCGAACTCGGCAGAAAAATCACAAACCTTAGAGAAAGAGCTTGAGATTTTACTACTTCCTCCCGATCCAAACTCAGGAAAAAATATTTTTGTAGAGGTGCGAGCAGGGACAGGTGGAGAAGAAGCAGCTTTGTTTGTAGCTGATTTATTTAGAATGTACACAAAGTTTTGTGAAAAGAAAAGAATGAGGTATGAAATTATAGATTCCAGTCCAACCGGACTTGGTGGTTTCAAGGAAATAGTTTTTTCTGTAGAAGATAGTGACGCTTATGAATTGTTAAAGTTTGAAAGTGGAGCACATAGAGTGCAAAGAATTCCAACTACAGAATCAGGTGGAAGAATTCACACAAGTGCAGTGACAGTTGCAATACTTCCTGAAGCAGAAGATGCAGAGGTTACAATCAATGAAAATGAAATAAGAATTGACGTTTTTCGTTCTTCGGGTCCTGGCGGGCAATCCGTGAATACAACAGATTCAGCAGTTCGTATAACGCATGTTCCAACAGGAATTGTGGTCAGTTGCCAAGACGAAAAGTCTCAATTAAAAAATAAAGACAAAGCGATGAGGATTTTACGATCTAGAATTTTAGAAAAGATTCAAGAAGACCAAAAAGCAAGTTCTGACGCAATGAAAAAATCAATGATTGGTTCTGGAGATAGGTCTGAAAGAATTCGTACTTATAACTTTCCTCAAGGAAGATGTACAGATCATAGAATAAATTTTACGAGCCATAATCTATCAGCGATCATGGATGGGGATATAGAAGATTTATTGGAAGCACTTTCAGAAAGTGATCGTGCAAAGAGATTGGAAGAAAGTAAGGTTGGATGA
- the murA gene encoding UDP-N-acetylglucosamine 1-carboxyvinyltransferase, with translation MSSSYFKIIGKNPLSGTVVPQGNKNEALPLLGAVCMVEGSVILENVPAISDVLMLMEVLKHLGIEIQQIEEGVYSFQKNDNLKSNLPEELCSKLRGAVTLAAPILAVTGRVFLPKPGGDKIGRRRLDTHLLALEALGANIEIFPDGYEIKTNGLVGTDILLDEASVTATENAIMAACFAKGTTIIRHAASEPHVQGLCNFLNSVGAKISGIGSNILIIEGVASLRSNNTRHRISSDYLEVGSFISLAAVTKGEILIKDVNLEDIRMIRLVYSRLGIEVRPVEGGILVPKDQKMEIIPDYHGATPKIDDSPWPGFPADMTSVALVTATQCKGTILIHEKMFESRLFFVDNIIAMGAQIILCDPHRAVVIGQSELYGQKVASPDIRAGMAMVIAALCANGTSYIHNIVQIDRGFENIDTRLRSLGAQIERIKE, from the coding sequence ATGAGTTCTTCCTACTTTAAAATTATCGGTAAAAATCCTCTATCCGGAACTGTTGTTCCTCAGGGAAATAAAAATGAAGCTCTTCCTCTTCTTGGAGCTGTTTGCATGGTCGAAGGCTCTGTTATTCTCGAAAATGTTCCTGCAATCTCAGACGTACTCATGCTAATGGAAGTCTTGAAACATCTCGGAATAGAGATTCAACAAATCGAGGAGGGTGTATATTCTTTCCAAAAAAACGACAACTTAAAATCAAATCTTCCAGAAGAACTTTGTTCAAAATTGAGAGGAGCCGTAACCCTTGCAGCTCCCATACTTGCTGTTACAGGAAGAGTATTTTTACCCAAGCCAGGAGGAGACAAAATTGGAAGAAGAAGGTTAGACACACATTTACTTGCCTTAGAAGCGTTAGGTGCTAATATTGAAATTTTTCCTGATGGTTATGAAATAAAAACAAATGGTTTAGTCGGAACTGATATTCTCTTGGATGAGGCTTCTGTAACAGCAACTGAAAATGCAATCATGGCTGCCTGTTTCGCAAAAGGAACGACGATTATCAGACACGCTGCAAGTGAGCCTCACGTTCAAGGGTTGTGTAATTTTTTAAATTCTGTAGGCGCAAAAATTTCCGGTATCGGCTCTAACATATTAATAATCGAAGGCGTAGCTTCCTTACGATCCAATAACACTCGCCACAGAATATCTTCCGACTATCTCGAAGTCGGGAGTTTCATAAGTTTGGCTGCAGTAACCAAAGGAGAAATCCTCATCAAAGATGTAAATTTAGAGGACATTAGAATGATTCGTCTTGTATATTCCCGCCTCGGTATTGAAGTTCGTCCTGTTGAAGGTGGAATACTTGTTCCCAAAGATCAAAAAATGGAAATCATTCCTGATTACCACGGGGCCACCCCAAAAATAGACGACTCTCCTTGGCCTGGATTTCCCGCAGATATGACATCAGTTGCTTTAGTAACTGCTACTCAATGCAAGGGAACAATTTTAATACACGAAAAAATGTTTGAGTCTAGATTGTTTTTTGTGGATAACATTATTGCAATGGGTGCACAAATTATTTTGTGCGATCCACACAGAGCCGTTGTTATCGGTCAATCGGAACTATACGGTCAAAAGGTCGCAAGCCCAGATATTCGAGCCGGCATGGCAATGGTTATCGCTGCGTTATGCGCTAATGGTACAAGCTATATTCACAATATAGTACAAATAGATAGAGGTTTTGAAAATATTGACACAAGACTTCGCTCTCTCGGTGCTCAAATAGAAAGAATCAAGGAATAA
- a CDS encoding MotA/TolQ/ExbB proton channel family protein — protein sequence MNLTTIFGISVAVISVLAALIFEGVSVSGFIKLSSLLLILGGTLGATFASFTFSQIQTMFVCLKRAIYFKQNDDLSELFQGFAEKARRNGLLSLEEDISGIQNSLFQKGIRLIVDGSDPSIVEEILFESAEQETEKEIFSAKILDTAGGFSPTMGIIGTVVGLVHVLENLGAGTSALGKGIATAFIATFYGIGFANLLFLPLANKVRSFSKQENGKRHAIVRGILSLQSGDNRRILAERMAPFID from the coding sequence ATGAACTTGACTACAATTTTTGGTATATCGGTAGCTGTAATTTCAGTTTTGGCTGCTCTCATTTTTGAGGGAGTGAGTGTATCTGGATTCATAAAACTATCGTCACTTCTCTTGATATTGGGAGGAACACTTGGGGCCACTTTTGCAAGTTTTACATTTTCCCAAATCCAGACCATGTTTGTCTGCTTAAAGAGAGCAATTTATTTTAAACAAAACGATGACTTATCCGAATTGTTTCAAGGCTTTGCAGAAAAAGCAAGAAGAAACGGACTTTTATCATTGGAAGAAGATATTTCCGGGATACAAAATTCACTATTCCAGAAAGGAATTCGATTGATTGTAGATGGCTCTGATCCATCTATTGTAGAAGAAATTCTTTTTGAATCCGCAGAACAAGAAACAGAAAAAGAAATCTTCTCTGCAAAAATCTTAGATACTGCGGGGGGTTTTTCCCCTACAATGGGAATCATTGGTACTGTAGTCGGACTTGTTCATGTATTGGAAAATTTAGGTGCAGGAACATCTGCCTTAGGGAAGGGAATTGCTACTGCGTTTATAGCTACTTTCTATGGAATCGGATTTGCCAATTTATTATTTTTACCACTTGCAAATAAAGTTCGCTCTTTTTCCAAACAAGAAAATGGAAAGAGGCATGCTATTGTAAGAGGAATTCTATCTCTTCAAAGTGGAGATAACCGGAGAATTTTGGCAGAAAGGATGGCACCTTTTATAGACTAA
- the prmC gene encoding peptide chain release factor N(5)-glutamine methyltransferase translates to MITNGKTILYVLNKSKEYLEKKNIPNPRLDAEIILSDVLKLERIKLYSNFERVLTLEEENDYRKKIQERGNFKPVAYIVHKKMFYDSNFYVDENVLIPRPETEELVEWYLQIRNSHSALTVLDLCCGSGCIGISIQKTKPESRVVFSDISISAINIAKQNFKNILGREVLEGEFYESDLMSNLDRTILYDDIISNPPYIPESEKLSIMKDVIEYEPEIALFLKNPDEFYPKLLSETSHFLKNNGNVFMESHPDWIYKISELSKNFQFDTIEIKKDLSGKERFIRLRKKEE, encoded by the coding sequence ATGATTACAAACGGTAAAACAATTCTATATGTATTAAATAAATCCAAGGAGTATTTAGAAAAAAAAAATATTCCAAATCCCAGATTAGATGCCGAGATAATTTTATCTGATGTTCTGAAACTTGAACGAATCAAATTGTATTCTAACTTTGAGAGGGTGCTTACACTCGAAGAAGAAAATGATTATAGAAAAAAAATCCAAGAGCGAGGTAATTTCAAACCAGTCGCTTATATTGTTCACAAAAAAATGTTTTATGATTCTAATTTTTATGTGGATGAAAATGTATTAATTCCGAGACCTGAGACAGAAGAATTGGTCGAATGGTATTTGCAGATTCGTAATTCGCATAGCGCATTAACTGTATTAGATTTATGTTGTGGAAGTGGGTGCATTGGAATATCCATTCAGAAGACCAAACCGGAGAGCCGTGTTGTTTTTTCCGATATTTCAATAAGCGCAATCAATATCGCAAAACAAAATTTTAAAAATATTTTAGGGCGGGAAGTTTTAGAAGGTGAATTTTATGAAAGTGATTTGATGAGTAATTTAGATAGGACTATTTTGTATGATGATATAATTTCAAATCCACCGTATATACCAGAATCTGAAAAACTTTCAATAATGAAAGATGTAATAGAGTATGAGCCTGAAATTGCCTTGTTTTTAAAAAATCCGGATGAGTTTTATCCTAAATTGTTAAGCGAGACTTCTCATTTTTTAAAGAATAATGGAAATGTATTTATGGAGTCTCACCCTGACTGGATTTATAAAATTTCTGAATTATCAAAAAATTTCCAATTCGATACAATAGAGATTAAAAAAGACTTGAGTGGCAAGGAAAGATTTATTAGACTTAGAAAAAAGGAAGAATAA
- a CDS encoding 2-C-methyl-D-erythritol 2,4-cyclodiphosphate synthase encodes MNIKIGNGIDFHKLEVNKERPFILGGYIIPTDLSLIGHSDADILLHAIADSILGALSLGDIGIYFPDTDPDFKNMNSKTIIEKVLNLMKEKNHEIGNIDSTIICEKPKIAPHREGIQKSLGNILNIEIDKISVKATTSEKMGALGRSEGICVLSNVLLHSVK; translated from the coding sequence ATGAATATCAAAATTGGTAATGGAATTGATTTTCATAAATTAGAAGTCAACAAGGAAAGACCATTTATTTTAGGTGGCTACATTATTCCTACCGATCTCTCTCTCATCGGACATTCAGATGCAGATATTCTATTGCATGCGATTGCCGATTCAATACTCGGTGCACTATCGCTCGGTGATATTGGAATTTATTTTCCAGACACGGATCCTGATTTCAAAAATATGAATTCTAAAACTATTATTGAAAAAGTCCTAAACCTAATGAAAGAAAAAAATCACGAAATCGGAAATATTGATAGCACAATTATTTGTGAGAAGCCAAAAATTGCACCTCATCGAGAAGGAATTCAAAAATCTTTAGGAAATATCTTGAATATAGAAATTGATAAAATATCCGTAAAAGCAACTACCTCTGAAAAAATGGGGGCATTGGGTCGATCTGAAGGTATATGTGTTTTAAGTAATGTTCTTCTACACTCTGTAAAATAA
- a CDS encoding 4Fe-4S dicluster domain-containing protein encodes MQRKDFFKKGLAKLLESAISKSEEIYETVSNANVTTEIKAKKTKNYSGLPKYTRSKPIAKGLKFPPGAVSDRTKFESLCNGCGDCITQCPYNVLFPVKKSKPKKDLPYLDPNLKACMLCKDWPCIQSCETGALLPLKKKLPNFGKAVSKFSNCVNFKLDESICTACLDSCPVPKAIKFSKNEPIFLKGCVGCGICVQSCPSFPKAIVID; translated from the coding sequence ATGCAAAGAAAAGATTTTTTTAAAAAAGGTCTTGCTAAATTATTAGAATCAGCAATCTCAAAATCTGAAGAGATTTACGAGACAGTATCCAATGCAAATGTAACCACAGAAATAAAAGCCAAGAAAACAAAAAATTATTCCGGATTGCCTAAATACACAAGATCTAAACCTATTGCTAAAGGTCTTAAATTCCCACCAGGTGCCGTATCAGATAGAACAAAATTTGAATCTCTTTGCAATGGATGTGGAGATTGCATCACTCAATGTCCTTATAATGTTTTATTTCCTGTAAAAAAATCAAAACCGAAAAAAGATCTCCCGTATTTAGACCCCAACTTAAAAGCGTGTATGTTGTGCAAAGATTGGCCTTGTATTCAATCATGCGAAACAGGTGCGTTATTGCCTTTAAAGAAAAAACTTCCAAACTTCGGTAAGGCTGTAAGTAAATTTTCAAATTGTGTAAATTTCAAATTAGACGAAAGTATATGCACTGCTTGTTTGGATTCTTGCCCTGTTCCAAAGGCTATCAAGTTTTCCAAGAATGAACCTATTTTTTTAAAGGGTTGCGTAGGTTGCGGGATTTGTGTTCAATCGTGCCCAAGTTTTCCAAAGGCTATTGTTATTGATTAA
- a CDS encoding peroxiredoxin, translated as MSLLGKQATEFELPDTNGNLVSLKNYIGKKVLLVFYPGDNTMVCTKQLCSYSDGFDGFRQIGIEIIGINKNTVNSHKEFGEKYNFKFPLLSDVSGKICDAYGASGLLGTKRAMFLVDETGKIILEDITLPVLYKNSEEVLELIQKVLKK; from the coding sequence ATGTCGCTACTCGGAAAGCAAGCAACAGAGTTTGAATTACCTGATACGAATGGGAATCTTGTTTCATTAAAAAATTATATAGGTAAGAAAGTATTGTTAGTTTTTTATCCTGGAGACAATACTATGGTTTGTACAAAACAGCTTTGTTCTTATAGTGATGGATTTGACGGATTTCGGCAAATTGGAATTGAGATAATTGGAATTAATAAAAATACGGTGAATTCTCATAAAGAATTTGGTGAAAAGTATAATTTTAAATTTCCATTACTAAGTGATGTCTCTGGAAAAATATGTGATGCTTATGGCGCTTCAGGACTTCTTGGAACAAAGCGCGCTATGTTTTTGGTTGATGAAACAGGGAAGATTATCTTAGAAGATATTACCCTTCCGGTTTTGTATAAAAATTCTGAAGAAGTGCTTGAGCTTATTCAGAAAGTATTAAAGAAATAA
- a CDS encoding EcsC family protein, with amino-acid sequence MKNEYSLGDSISKYLITLFSGIDNYNSPYAKTVNDPSEIVDSLIQSASLKSAAISASLSLPPGPFGWISVLPELLIIFRIQGHLIKDIAALYGKEVKVNRELLLYCMFKHGSAHIFRRMVEETSARIIIRPTTIQFFEKIIKLIGMQISKKMLKGNLLRWVPLIGATLTGGFAYLDTRTVGKTTKELFAKEILTIPLEISETTKND; translated from the coding sequence ATGAAAAATGAATATTCTTTGGGTGATAGTATTTCTAAATATCTTATCACCTTATTTTCCGGAATCGACAACTACAACAGTCCGTACGCAAAAACTGTAAACGACCCTTCTGAAATCGTAGATTCACTAATCCAATCAGCCAGTTTAAAATCTGCCGCTATCAGTGCTTCGCTATCTTTGCCTCCAGGCCCTTTTGGATGGATAAGTGTCTTGCCCGAGCTATTAATTATTTTTAGAATTCAAGGGCATTTAATAAAAGACATCGCTGCATTATACGGAAAAGAAGTTAAAGTGAACCGAGAGTTACTTTTGTATTGTATGTTCAAACACGGCAGTGCTCATATTTTTCGACGCATGGTAGAAGAAACAAGCGCAAGGATTATAATCCGTCCGACTACGATTCAATTTTTTGAAAAAATTATAAAACTAATCGGAATGCAAATTTCCAAAAAAATGCTGAAAGGAAATTTACTTAGATGGGTGCCTCTTATAGGGGCTACTTTAACCGGAGGATTTGCCTACCTCGACACAAGAACTGTAGGTAAAACTACCAAAGAACTTTTTGCAAAAGAAATACTGACTATACCACTCGAAATCAGTGAGACAACCAAGAATGATTAA
- the carB gene encoding carbamoyl-phosphate synthase large subunit, with product MPQRKDISSVLILGSGPIVIGQACEFDYSGTQAAKALKEKGIRIILVNSNPATIMTDPTLADATYIEPLTVSILAKIIEKEKPDAILPTVGGQTALNLAMNLSKEGILSKYNVRLIGAQVDAIKKAEDRELFKEAMTAIGMKVPRSGLASNLEEAKKIKSEIGLPIIIRPAFTLGGTGGGFIDNESEFEEVVGKGLSASPINQVLVEESVIGWKEYELEVMRDLADNVVIICSIENIDPMGVHTGDSITVAPQQTLTDKQYQTMRDMSLKIIREIGVETGGSNIQFAVNPKNGEVLVIEMNPRVSRSSALASKATGFPIAKIAALLSIGYTLDEIKNDITKETPASYEPSIDYVVTKIPRFAFEKFSGSDDTLGVQMKAVGEAMAIGRTFKESFQKALRSLENDRFGFGSDGYLKELLEMKKIPLEKRRETITSLIKRPTDKRIFYIKVAINENFSVEEISQITGIDPWFVNQMKDLDVLEKEFKIKKFSILKKMKQAGFSNKQLAYLLCENEISEILNAKSTVSKIKTQASQLLQSNEKLVESEIKKQKINPVYKQIDTCAGEFEAYTPYFYSSYDEENESIRTEKKSVIILGGGPNRIGQGIEFDYCCCHASFALQEMGIESIMVNSNPETVSTDYDTSDRLYFEPLALEDVVNIYENEKPDGVIIQFGGQTPLKLAKSLEERGIPILGTSTDSIDRAEDRKRFVEVLEKLSLKQPENGMAVSKEDARKIAKSITYPVLVRPSYVLGGRAMAIINEESSLDQYMDNAEEISEERPILIDSFLEDATEVDVDALCDGNKVFIAGIMEHIEEAGIHSGDSACMLPPKNLSEKILKDIRQATKKLALELKVVGLINIQFAIKDDELYVLEVNPRASRTVPFVSKAIGVPIAKYATMIMLGKNLSELELEKEIIPTLVNIKEAVLPFNKFPGVDTILGPEMRSTGEVMGIAEGAGEAFVKSQIMAGEEPPSNGTAFVSINDKTKPDLLPYIEILSKMGFNLIATKGTHKFLSDNGILSSMINKLHEGSYPNVVDYIKEKKINLIINTPLSRVTRDDAYAIRQAAIKYKVPYFTSASATKALVNGLAEMKNKGFSIRSLQEIHKNL from the coding sequence ATGCCACAAAGAAAAGATATTTCATCTGTTTTAATTTTAGGCTCAGGCCCGATAGTGATTGGTCAAGCGTGTGAGTTTGATTATTCCGGGACACAAGCCGCAAAAGCCCTTAAAGAAAAAGGGATTAGAATAATATTAGTCAACTCTAATCCGGCAACAATTATGACAGACCCCACTCTTGCGGATGCGACTTATATTGAACCTTTAACAGTTTCAATTCTAGCAAAAATTATAGAAAAAGAAAAACCGGATGCAATACTTCCTACAGTCGGTGGTCAGACTGCTTTGAATCTTGCGATGAATTTGAGTAAGGAGGGAATTTTAAGTAAATACAATGTTCGTTTGATAGGTGCTCAGGTTGACGCAATCAAAAAGGCAGAAGACAGAGAACTTTTTAAGGAAGCTATGACAGCTATCGGTATGAAAGTCCCTCGATCCGGGCTTGCTTCCAATCTCGAAGAAGCTAAAAAAATAAAATCAGAAATTGGTCTTCCAATTATTATTCGTCCTGCATTTACGTTAGGTGGAACAGGTGGAGGATTTATTGATAATGAAAGTGAATTTGAGGAAGTAGTTGGCAAAGGACTTAGCGCTTCTCCGATCAATCAGGTTTTAGTTGAAGAATCTGTAATTGGTTGGAAAGAGTATGAGCTGGAAGTGATGAGAGATTTAGCTGATAACGTTGTTATAATTTGTTCGATTGAGAATATTGATCCTATGGGAGTTCACACAGGAGATTCGATTACGGTTGCACCTCAACAAACTCTTACCGATAAACAATACCAAACTATGCGAGATATGTCACTAAAAATTATTCGTGAGATTGGAGTGGAGACGGGTGGTTCAAATATTCAGTTTGCAGTGAATCCTAAAAATGGGGAAGTGCTCGTTATAGAAATGAATCCGAGAGTGTCCAGATCTAGTGCACTTGCTTCAAAGGCTACCGGGTTTCCGATAGCAAAAATTGCCGCACTTTTATCTATAGGTTATACGTTAGACGAAATCAAAAATGATATAACCAAAGAAACTCCAGCAAGTTACGAACCATCAATAGATTATGTAGTAACAAAAATTCCAAGATTTGCATTTGAAAAATTTTCCGGATCTGATGACACTCTTGGTGTGCAGATGAAAGCCGTTGGTGAAGCAATGGCAATTGGCAGAACATTTAAAGAAAGTTTTCAAAAAGCTCTTAGATCATTAGAAAATGATCGCTTTGGGTTTGGGTCTGACGGATATTTAAAAGAGCTTTTAGAAATGAAAAAGATTCCTTTAGAGAAAAGGCGAGAGACTATCACCTCTCTTATAAAGCGACCCACCGATAAAAGAATTTTTTATATTAAGGTTGCTATTAATGAAAATTTTTCTGTAGAAGAAATTTCCCAAATTACAGGAATCGATCCTTGGTTTGTTAATCAAATGAAGGACTTAGATGTTTTAGAAAAAGAATTTAAAATTAAAAAGTTTTCTATCCTTAAGAAAATGAAGCAAGCCGGATTTTCAAATAAACAATTAGCTTATCTATTATGTGAGAATGAGATTAGCGAAATTTTAAACGCCAAATCTACAGTTAGTAAAATTAAAACTCAAGCATCACAACTTTTACAATCGAATGAAAAATTAGTAGAAAGTGAAATTAAAAAACAAAAGATTAATCCGGTGTACAAACAAATAGATACCTGTGCGGGAGAATTTGAAGCTTACACACCTTATTTCTATTCAAGCTATGATGAAGAAAATGAATCAATACGAACAGAAAAAAAGTCTGTAATAATTTTGGGTGGCGGTCCAAATAGAATTGGTCAAGGAATTGAATTTGACTATTGTTGTTGCCACGCTTCTTTTGCTTTGCAAGAAATGGGAATTGAATCGATCATGGTCAATTCTAATCCGGAAACAGTTTCTACAGACTATGATACCTCGGATAGACTTTATTTTGAGCCTCTTGCTCTTGAAGATGTCGTCAATATTTATGAAAATGAAAAACCGGATGGTGTTATAATTCAGTTTGGAGGACAAACTCCATTAAAATTAGCTAAGTCTTTGGAAGAAAGAGGGATTCCTATTCTTGGAACAAGTACCGATTCTATAGATCGTGCAGAGGATAGAAAACGATTTGTGGAAGTTTTAGAAAAACTCTCTTTGAAGCAGCCAGAAAATGGGATGGCGGTATCTAAAGAAGATGCAAGAAAAATTGCAAAGAGTATAACGTATCCTGTATTAGTTCGACCAAGCTATGTTCTTGGCGGAAGGGCAATGGCAATTATTAATGAAGAATCTAGTTTAGATCAATATATGGACAACGCAGAAGAAATTTCTGAAGAAAGACCTATTCTGATAGATTCGTTTTTAGAGGATGCAACTGAGGTAGATGTGGATGCGTTATGCGATGGCAACAAGGTTTTTATTGCCGGAATTATGGAGCATATTGAAGAAGCTGGAATTCACAGTGGAGATTCGGCTTGTATGCTTCCTCCCAAAAATCTATCAGAAAAGATTCTTAAAGATATTCGGCAGGCAACCAAGAAACTGGCGTTGGAGTTGAAAGTAGTTGGTCTAATTAATATTCAATTTGCAATAAAAGATGATGAGCTATATGTTTTAGAAGTAAACCCAAGAGCGTCTCGAACAGTTCCTTTTGTTTCTAAAGCTATTGGAGTACCAATAGCTAAATACGCTACAATGATTATGCTTGGCAAGAATCTAAGTGAGCTTGAATTAGAAAAAGAAATCATTCCTACTTTAGTCAATATTAAAGAAGCAGTTCTTCCATTCAATAAATTTCCCGGAGTTGATACTATCCTTGGTCCGGAGATGCGATCTACCGGGGAGGTTATGGGAATTGCAGAGGGTGCAGGGGAAGCGTTTGTAAAATCACAAATTATGGCAGGTGAAGAGCCTCCATCAAACGGAACTGCATTCGTAAGCATAAATGATAAAACGAAACCGGATTTGCTGCCGTATATAGAAATTTTATCAAAGATGGGTTTTAATCTAATTGCAACCAAAGGCACTCATAAATTTTTATCAGACAATGGAATTCTTTCTTCTATGATTAATAAGCTACACGAAGGCTCTTACCCGAATGTAGTAGATTATATCAAAGAGAAAAAAATTAATTTAATCATAAACACTCCACTGTCGCGGGTTACTCGTGATGATGCATATGCTATACGTCAGGCTGCAATTAAATATAAAGTTCCGTATTTTACCTCAGCTTCTGCAACAAAAGCCTTAGTGAATGGATTAGCAGAGATGAAAAATAAAGGATTTTCGATTCGATCTCTTCAAGAAATTCACAAAAATTTATGA
- a CDS encoding DUF4384 domain-containing protein: MNKKKSFRINIVFFVLFFFTRSLLSDSSVVGVMPFEGDDKKAGEQAAAFVLTNLSSKKKFKFVEKGQLTKALNEITMTKSGIVKEDEMLELGKIHGASYLILGEVRKEKSIKELYFVSARLIKTETGNVIGANQSSCEVLAKCSEKIANTLDELLSVVLLFENPDSPYIIKLKLDKGKNPTYKIKEKVKLTFRVESKDASISNCYIKIFSVDKNGSISQIYPNKFSAQKSIALNKDYTFPEEDDDFEWEVTAPTGYEYIQAITSGKEAEFSSEKEKSDEIFRSVGKGELKIFRGIKTVIKKEKLKDFSAERVMFQVVE, from the coding sequence ATGAACAAAAAAAAATCATTTCGGATAAATATTGTTTTTTTTGTATTATTCTTTTTTACGAGATCGCTTTTAAGTGATTCTTCAGTAGTAGGAGTGATGCCTTTTGAGGGTGACGATAAAAAAGCAGGTGAGCAGGCAGCTGCATTTGTTTTAACAAATTTATCTTCAAAGAAAAAATTTAAGTTTGTAGAAAAGGGACAACTCACAAAAGCACTGAATGAAATCACAATGACTAAATCAGGAATAGTGAAAGAAGATGAGATGTTAGAATTGGGAAAAATTCATGGTGCTTCGTATCTTATTTTGGGTGAAGTAAGAAAAGAAAAATCTATTAAGGAGTTGTACTTTGTATCAGCAAGACTTATCAAAACTGAAACCGGAAATGTGATCGGTGCAAATCAATCTTCTTGTGAAGTACTGGCAAAATGCTCTGAGAAAATCGCAAATACTCTCGATGAATTGCTTAGTGTTGTTTTGCTTTTTGAGAATCCAGATAGCCCTTATATAATAAAACTAAAATTAGATAAAGGAAAAAATCCGACTTACAAAATCAAAGAAAAGGTAAAGCTGACTTTTAGGGTAGAATCTAAAGATGCATCTATATCCAATTGTTACATTAAAATTTTTTCTGTAGATAAAAATGGCAGTATATCTCAAATATATCCAAATAAATTTTCTGCACAAAAATCCATAGCGTTAAATAAAGATTATACTTTTCCCGAAGAGGATGATGATTTTGAATGGGAGGTAACTGCTCCTACAGGTTATGAATATATTCAAGCTATTACATCCGGGAAAGAAGCAGAATTTAGCTCTGAGAAAGAAAAATCAGATGAAATTTTTCGATCGGTAGGGAAAGGAGAATTAAAAATTTTCAGAGGAATAAAAACTGTAATTAAAAAAGAAAAGTTGAAAGATTTTAGCGCAGAGAGAGTGATGTTTCAAGTAGTAGAGTAA